CCTTATATATCTGGAGATTGTGTAGGGAAAAGCTATCCTAAGTGTGTTCACAGTAAAACTAGCAGCCCATTGCTTGAGGGGTTTAGGATTGAATTTAAGATTGAATTCcaattttagttcttttttttttgttgttagtgatttatttttttaccaagGCATATGTCCTGTTTGTAAAATCAAGTGATTTAGGCCTTGGATGTGCAGGTCTTAACATGTAGATCTGGCAAGGTTTACCTggttaggaaaacaaaatcaggaCTGAGGAGAAAGAATGGATCTTGTTCTATATCGTTCATCTCCTTATTCTTGAAGCTGGCTGGTCAGTTTTGTCCCTGGCCTATCTCAGAGCTGTGTCAGTACTCATGTGGATTACCCTGACAGCAAATGGCCTTTCAACACCATTCCGCAAGACTGAATGACTCAAGTCAGAGATCTCTTACCATCTCTGATGCCACCACACTCATCCTGCTAGGTGAGAATCTTGCTGAGCGTTTGTTTCCTACTTGTGGTTTGCTGTGAAGTTTGTGTAGAAACCTCTTCTGCTTCATCCACCTGGGCATATCACTTCATTATGATTTAATAATCTGTACATCCTGGGTCAAAAAGCTGCTTCCAAGTGATAAAATGCCAATTAACTCCTAGACATTTCCCTGTTTCTTCTTACTTGCAAACCACAACTGTTTCAGGCAGAAACTTACACCACTGAAATcttcagttattaaaaataatgatatacttgaatatttgcaaaatagATTTATCCAGTATTCTGCAAGTACAATGCATCTTTATTTCCTACTAGAACGGAGCAAACTCGTGTTGATCTCTgaatttctggttttgaaacaCTCTCTTAGGAAAGTGAAGTCATTCATCACTAGAGTAAAAATTTAACATTGAGAAAGAAACATTActgatttacagaaataatttttgtaattcCCTGTTCTTAAAAGTAATGTCTCCCTGATCACAGACAGAATAAAGCAGGTTATAAATTTAACTAACCTATAGATTATTTTGTGAGATTCATCCTTCAACCAAGCAGCTCCAGAATGCACAGTGTTTCTTCCAGATTCATTTGTGTGCTCCATGAAATGCTTCTGACAAAAGCAACAAAGGCAGAGGAATAATATTTGAATCAGATTTTCAAATGTAGTAGAAATTTGGTAATTTTCTCCCTCCTTAGTCCAGAAAGAGCAGACAGGCTTGCCCGGAGTATCTGGTCCATGATGTTCAATCATTTGAgcctattaaaataatttcttttttaccCTTGTTTCTTCCAAGTTGAGACACTCTACAACATCCACAAGAAAAACAGggtagggtttttgtttgtttgttttcattagtaCTAGGAACTTCTCTATGGCCAAGGTATAGTGAGAAAGAACttggagggggaggaaggacaAATTATAGGGAAATTCTTAGGATTTGCAATGTTACATAGCAGATTTGAAGACAGCATGAAAATTTAGTATCTGCAGGGTAAGATTTGTGCATGACCCATTCCAGTTAATTCTCTCAGATcaaatgttctgaaatatttgcagtaaCTTTTTATGCTTTAGCAGTGTATGTGTAATTTGGCCTGCATATATACTCTAGCAATAGCCTCCAGAATGAATAAGCTTTGTTTGATCCTTTTCTTACTCTCTGATTCTTACCTATGTGTCTCTTGCAATCATTATGCCATaatcctctggaaaaaaatgattttaactTACATATATATTGCTAAACTTAATAATTCTATCTGTGTGCTACAGCTTCAGCCACCTATTGGCTCCCCATCTGATGACCAAGCAGCTTTTAATCCTTATGTGCTACAAAGGACAAGAGGTCTTATGGGAGCAGAGAAAGGTAAGCAGAGTAATTTATGCTATGAATAACATGTGTTTCCTTATGTGAGAGGTCTTCCCTCTacccacatttcttttttcttacttatATTTCACACCATGTTATGTATTGTTTTACTGCTATCATAGCTCAAGTCTGGTAGCTGAGACTGCCAGATGTCAGCGTCTGTAATAGAAGTGATTTAACAGTAATCCCTTTTTTGCATGTTGAAGTGGAGGATTATTATCTCTTTGACTCTAAAAGCTGCATCCTTACACTTCATAGAAAGCATCGTGCCCCACTGAATCCACAGTGCCAAGCTGTTGCCAAGgctttctgtgaaatgtaattaaatattgcattctgagtgaagaattgtCTGAGCACTAATGGAAAGCACTAAGATGAAAGGCACATCTTTAACCCTTCTCCTGTCGAGGATCCTTCTGGCAGTAACATTATGCAGTTATTCAACAGCTAGCACATGTCACCAGGTAGAGGTCACTCTAATTTGGGATGTTCTAAAGTGCCTGTGGCTGGACTGCATGTGGTTTTGTTATAATGCATAAATCAAGCCCAAAGATGCAGCTGATAATCCTGAACATGAATGTGGTTAATATAAAACTGTGGCAGCAAAACAGTCTCATGTAATCTCTGATATGTTTATTCACTGAACTGCAGGTGATCAGAGAGAGGCTTTACCCATGGACACTGAGGTCTATGAAAGTCCATACGCTGATCCAGatgaaatgaaaccaaaaaaTGTCACTCTTGACAGGAAATTGTTAAccctggaggaaggagaactTGGCTCTGGCAATTTTGGTACTGTAAAGAAAGGGTTCTATAAGATGAAAAAgtaagtatttatttctattttcataaAGTTTAATACATAAAAGCTTTATCGCCTATCTGAGCAGAAGTAATCTTACCTTGTCATTTGGTTGACAGATTGTACCCAAGTAATTTGGCCTAAAATTCACCAGTTTCTGTCTTTGTACATGGAAGCATGTGcactcattttcttcagcttgcaAACATCTCTTGGCTGCAACGTAGTCACCCCCTAGCtcttatttttgtctgtgaagTGGGGAAATGACCATTATTACTATTTACTCTCCTGTCCAGGATAAAATACAGTGAGAAGTCCCATGCCTTTTCACCGCACAATGTGGGCAGTCATTCcccttattcttttctttcacaactGCAGTCTTTCTGAGAGAAATTGTGTAGACTGTCATGCACAGTTTACCTGGAGCAAATGGATTTTCACCTAAACTAATCATTCTAAATACCTGTTTCATGAAGCTGCAGTATTGATTTTCAAGTAGACAGAAAATGTTGTGGCCTCCCTTATCATGCAATTTCAGTAGGAACAGACCCTGTTTAAACTGGCAGAAGTGGGAGCACCTGACTGTGCATTTTCGTAATAAAATGTTATCAGTATGTTGTTTAAGTGCATGGACTGATTATGTATATACTTTCACCATTCAGAACCGGAGGCATTTCTTTTACTGAGATTTTCAGAGCCAAGgaggatttttcattttccagtgcaGTCTGAGGGGATTTGAAGGGCTCTGGTGCCAGCTTGTGTATTTGCTAATCCTGTTTCACAGCATTTGTTCACATTTGAGCTCTGCCATCTCATCAGTGACTTTTTCACTTGTATGAGCTGtaggctgcaggagcaggcttAGTTTCTCTGTAGGTCAGAGCACTGCCTTGGGGCTTTGCAATGCTGCATGTTCTAGTCTCACCCCCAAAACACCTCAGTGCTGAGAAAGGCccttgcagtttttcttctgggaaCTCTTTAGTAAATCTTTCCACTATTTCCTGGTCTCTTTATTAGTTGAGGCTAGCCAGAATGGACAAGATAATATTGTAAGgtacatttatttcaaagcttGTTTAGACCTTTTGTAACtactttaaattttctttctattctctttcttttgcttaGCTGTCCTCTGAGCATTTGATAGAGAGTTATTCCCATTACaatcagtttcttttctgtcttagTGTTCAATTCTGTCTTTTGTCACATTTTGTACTATGTACAGAGAAGCATCAGTTGAAGATTATGTACATTTTTCATCAACTAATCCCAGAGTTGGATTCTTCTTTGTAGGGGTGCCAAGCCAGTGGCTGTAAAAATTCTTAAGAATGAGAGTAATGATCCAGCCATAAAGGATGAATTACTGAGAGAAGCAAATGTAATGCAGCAACTGGATAACCCATATATTGTCCGAATGATAGGCATATGTGAAGCTGAGGCCTGGATGTTAGTAATGGAAATGGCTGAACTTGGGCCACTGAAcaaatttttgcaaaaaaatagGTATGTAAACTTTGATTCCTTTTCATAGCATTTAtccaaaaggggaaaaacagacagctctttttttctgtctttaaattcAGGGACATTTTACATTGAAAACACGTTTATCTAATAATTAGTTACTGTAGTTACTCTTCACCTAGACATAATTATCTTGCAGATGTCTCCAAACTGTCAAACCTTTCTGGTAAAATAGTGCATTCTGCATAAATTAAAGAATTTTCAGACATTCTTCAATTGCTCATTTGTTGATATGTTCACATATTGTCTTGTTCAGGACATTCTTATGCTACCTGTTAAAGCTTAGCTAAACACAAATGGATCACATTCCTAGTATGATGTGAGGCAGTTCATAGGGAGAATTTGCAATTGAActtgaaaaatcatgaaaatgaaCTCTTAAAGATTCAATTATGATTTCCAGACATGTCACGGAAAAGAATATAACAGAGCTGGTACATCAGGTCTCCATGGGGATGAAATACCTGGAGGAGAATAACTTTGTGCATAGGGATCTGGCTGCAAGGAACGTGCTATTAGTCACCCAACATTATGCCAAAATCAGTGACTTTGGACTTTCTAAGGCTCTTAGCGCTGATGAAAATTACTACAAGGTAAGGTTTACACAAGACACCAAAGCTGTGTATTAACATATCTTAATGAGATTGTTTTCAGATTAAGTACTGTTGTTTTTAAGAgttgaaaataagaaatgctaTGTGTCATCTATTGTTTCATAGTCTGCTAGTGGGTcatggattttttaaattagcgATTGTTAAGAAATAGGGAGGGAAAAGATAATCCCTTACTTAGttgcttcttttatttactaTCGGTAAATTTGTCATTAGAGGGTAGAAATTTTCCATAGAAATTAGACATTTTCTGCcataaaagggggaaaaagtatTTGTTGCAGGTAAGAATTTAGTACATGGTTTTCACCATGTCCAAGGAAAATATAGGCTAGCACACTGTGTGACTAACACAATTGTATTGGGGGATTTTGTTGGAGGAGTACAGTTGGTAAGCAATCATTGATCTAGGAAAAGTTCGTCCAGATTAGTTTTAACTTATATGGATCTTTGTACAGCTAAAGAGACTTAAATAACTACCACGTTTAATGAGGTAAAAACATCATTGGGAGACAAATGTTCTAATCCTGTCTATATCTTCTTTGCTGATATGTTGCtattaaagttaaaattatttattctttctgccTATTTCCTTTCATcagttgtttaaaaacagtaagtCAGACTATGAAACACTGCAGAGAAGGAGCAAGCACATGTTGCCTTCTTATGACCTTCCTATGGGAACAGTAACTGCTGCCAGAAAAGGCAGTAGCACCTTAAATCATTGCCACTAGCCTAGCTTGTCAGAGGTTTGAGATCTGGTATCAAAGGCCTATTCCTTTTACAACTTCACAAAATACAGCATGATTATATTACCAGATCTAGCATTGTGCTGGTATGGTTTGACACCTGCATTGTTGTGACACAGTGTTATGGCATAATTTAAGCAAATTGCAGCTTGCAgctgctttgaaatgaaataccGACTTAAACTAAAAAGAAGACTCAGTGTAGCTAAGTAGATATCTCTTACCTCCTGCAAAAAATAGACTtgaaaaatctttgaaagaGCTTAAAATTGAATGCCATGGAAAACATAACTCCAGGTCCTTCAGCTGGGCTTAGCTTTACCATAGCGTTCATTTCAGTGTGTTATTTGAGTCTGGAAAATTAAGAACAATTTTGTAACAGTTTTGAAGAAgcttctgcatattttttctaatgccATTACATTAGAAATACTTGGTACAAATGTACGCAAATCTAAGTTAAATTGGCTTATAGGAATTACAGTGTTGTTTACTACATACTACTGTCTCtagactgctttttttcttttctgttattccTTATTTTAGGCACAAAGTCATGGAAAATGGCCAGTCAAGTGGTATGCTCCAGAATGTATGAATTTCTACAAGTTTTCTAGCAAAAGTGATGTCTGGAGCTTTGGGGTTTTAATGTGGGAAGCTTTCTCTTATGGGCAAAAACCATATAAGGTGAGTAGTTCTATCTGGCAGTTCTTTTACTGCAAAAATTCAGAGCAAATTTTAACCAACACCTTTATTATTCTACCTGAAAGAGTAGTTACAGGTTGAAGAAGGCCTTAGCACCCCAtcttcaggttggaaattagggGAAAtgtattctcagaaagagcagtcaggcattgcaATGGGTTGTccagggagatggtggagtcaccatccctgggggtgtttaaggaaaggttggacatggtgcttagggacatggtttagtggtgacattggtagtatTGGTAGTattggttggaccagataatccaggaggtcttttccaaccttaacaattctataattctattcCAGGGAATGAAAGGTGGTGAAGTCGCACAGATGATTGAAAGAGGAGAACGAATGGAACGTCCAGAAGCTTGTCCAACAGAAGTCTATAACTTAATGAAATTGTGTTGGACGTACAAGTGAGTATGATGTGATGCTCTCTCCTTTAATAGCAGTATAATTTAATCTGCTTAGTTGACATCCAGAAAGTATAAAATAAGAGTATTTCAAAGCATATCATGTCAGATGGTATTTAGCTTGCAAACAACATGCAAAGGAAGGAGTCAGTTacactttcaaacaaaaatgatgtGAGTTATCAAATGTACAAGAATCTGATTTTGCACAGGTGATCTATTTATTGCTGGaatgattataaaataaataataataataatcagaaataattatttcaccAGAACGTCAGCCTGgtgtattttcaaaagaaaatttgaaattaaggaaacatctttgtttcattctggcttgtattttgtttcattctggcttgtattttgtttcaatttgATTTCCAAAACTACTAAAATTTCAATCATGTTATCAAATTATTCCTCTATTCCTcagtttttaattgttttgactttttcttGTCTCATTTCTAAACATCCTCAATTTAGATACCACATTGACTTCCTGCTAGTGAAAGGCAAAACATCTTTACAAGTTGTACCTAATGTTTAGGAAACGTTTTTTTCTGATCAGCAACATTTCAAAAGTCAGAATTATGAAATATagataagagggaaaaaaacaacaaggaaggaaggaaggaaggaaggaaggaaggaaggaaggaagggaggaaggaaggagaaagcccatctaatactttttttttttttaatcagtatattgcaaaatttcatttcaaatgttttacaattttcattttaaactattttgttGAAAGTACCTTTAGCTGTAGGAAGAGTTCCAAAAAGCATCCAAAGTCCATTGTTACTTACTTTTCCAATTCACCATCTGGAGAATATGTGgagaatattttcagcaaaGGTCTCTGGGTTCCATTTCAGGAGGTGTGGAACTTCACCTTTAGGTACCTTGTTCTTTGGTAGTTTTATTACACCTGGTACTCTAGAAAGAACATGGAGCCATAaaaaaatttctgcttttttgtttgtctcaAACAATGCTGCAGCAGTTTTAGAGTAAATCTGTATCATTTTCATTGTGATTAGTAAGCATATTTTCAAGGGTAttgggttttatttgtttgtactCAAATAGCTTTaacactggaaaggaaaagaaaagaaaatcaataataAGAATGCTCAGGTCATGCAGTGTAACTATCTCAATATGTAAAGTATAATTCTCAtgtcttgttatttttattatattctcCCAAATCAACAGAGGTGCAGATAAAGACAGTATAGCCATGTATTTTATACCTAGGCTTTTCTCAATGGTGCTAAGCTGCTCTGTATGACTGTAATACCCGTTATGAAGCAGATAATACcctgtaaattttcttttcttcttactaTTGAAGTAAACAAAGTACAAAATTAAATGGAGCTGATTTACTATATATTTCTTGTAATACCTTCATCAACAGAAAGTAGCAGGCATGACAATTCACTATGTATTGCCATTTGCCATTTGGTTATCGTTTGGTAGCAACATTTTGGTAGCCTTAAAATACTGTGAGCAGCTTATAGGATCTGTCACTGAGAAGTCCAAGGTGTTGCACGGCCAATGTACCTTTTCAGCTATCTCCTTCCTTTGCAGTGATATTTGTCATCTTTCCACAGTGTTGATGACCGACCAGGATTCGTTGCGGTTGAGCTGAGATTACGTAACTACTATTACGACATTTCCCACTAACAACATGAAGAACAGCAGCTGCCTTGTCTTCAGCAAACATCTTCTAAGAAGCAGTTCAGTTTCCGAAACCAAGTGACTTGGATTTTTGTACTTCCACTTTTACCATATAAAGCTCAGAGCTAAGCCCTGTGTGtaggtttgccttttctttcttgcttgcaGAATAGCAAGCTCCTAAATAAAGTTGAAAACATTGGGAACACAAAGTGAGCAGCACAAATGTAAGTGCAGATGCTTAGACTTTTGCTaccttccatttcattttatttacagctttatatgctttacatttttgtcaTGTATAAGTATTTAAAGTCTTTCATCCTTCTTCCTTTATTGTATTTGAGTTCAGATGGGGATTTAAATTcttgtaaataattttcttagCTCTTAAATGGACAAGTATTGTTACACCTTTCCCCCTACCTGAGGAAGAATAGCATAAACACTTCTCACAGTGAAGGAAATCTGCTGTGAAAGTGTCAGTCATTTTGACTGACAGTGTGTTTGATTTTACCCCCAAGCTGCTTTATAACCAAAGTCTGTTCTCAGTAGTAAGGTAAGCAGCAAGAAACCAGGAGATGAGAATTTCTAACATGTGGAAAGAGGAATCGTCAGCTCTTAACTTTTAAGTGTTCACAACTCCTCTCTTTTCGCACCTCATGTGGAAGCCCAGCTGTCCATCagggtgttatttttttcctggtggaaCCTGGGAACTCAGGGACTTGCTCTCACCTTGGAACAAAGTGTATCAGCACCTTAGACAATGACTCTGGGTTTTAGCCTGAAGTCAGTAAGTGTTGTGGTTCCTGAAAAGGCAGCTGTGCACTGAACGGTGAAGGAGCAgcaactttttcctttgtgtggtCTGAGCCTTCTCTAGAGATTCCATGTTCCTCTTTGGATATACCAAAGCTTCTTATGTTTTGTTGAGTGGcaaccatttctttttttcaagccTTTCTTGAAAAGCATTTGTGAGAATTTATCACAGCTTATAACCTCTGAAACTAAGTTTTAGTCCcagatcaaatattttaaaataggctTAAAGataaccatttttctttcatcctctCCTAAATGTTACTATTTATCCTGTTACTAATGCTAGTGAGCATCTCAGGAAAAGGTATTtgttttaccttttattttttgtaatggCCCAAGCAGGGTTTCCAGTACTGTGTAAGTATAGCAATGATAATTACAAATTATGTAACCAATCTCTATTCCCATTTTTTAcctttatgtgttttttgtccaatctcattttaaatatcCTAGAAATCAAAATTTCTGCTTGTGTGTTCCCCACAAGCAGGCACATTACAGGCACTTACATGTATCTCAGGATTCTGCTAGATATAGAGATTTTAGAAGACtatgaaaaataagatttagaGTTAGGTATACTTGTTGCATACAGCTGTTTAGAGCATATGTTTTTAGTTGTTTGAACAGGGTATTCTTAGAGATGCagtgatattttttctctagGAAAGAAATTGTGTGGGCAATTACAATGAGAAAGCATGAAATAATTTGCATAAAATATGACTATAAAAATGTGGGATTTACTGTaaaactgtttgtttctttatactCATTTTATggtctatttaaaaaaaaaaaaaagtctatttttttttggtagttttgttttgcagaatcCAGTGCCAGACACTTCAGAAAGCACATGCTACTGAAAGATACTTAGTACAATAGGCCATGTTTCAAATGTGAGTCAAACGTTACTTATATccaagataatttttttattattacttttagaaaacagtttttctacATGAACAGCTTGAGTAGATGTTGACCATAGTTATATATAGTTGTTTATTAGCATTATCCCTATTGCAGAGAAACTGTCAGCTTTACATGTGCAATTGGTACATTCATGGGGATATCAGTCATAAATCAATTGCACAAATAAAACCAATTGCACAGCCAGTGAGTGACAGCACTCTATTTCCCTGaaatatatacgtatatatgttttttaaaattttacctAGTATTAGAAAACTGGAGGAATAgttcttcccctctcttctAAGTGAATGTCTCTTTTGGTGTTGCTTGATTGTTTTTAGTTTCACTGTTCTGTAATAAAAGTTTACAATAAGGatatgaagtattttgaaataactggattagatttttaaactgagattaaaaacattgttttagaAAATCTGCTGTTTTAACAAGAATCCTTcagatttaaaatgctttctgaaaaatgctgaTGATGTGCAGAGCTTGTGTATTTACTGAATTACTGTGGTTGTTGTAGAAAACTGAGATGCCCTTATTGACACTGAATGGTACCTGACAGAACAGATAAACCCACTAAGGCCGGAGGCTGCTTTTGGGACTATTCAGGACTAGCAGGAAAATCCCTCAAAATATGTATGTTGTTATTACACCTAAGCCTTCCCAAGATACTGTctttcagtgacattttgtGGCATCTGGGAAGTTAGAGGTGCTGGGAGCCAGTGCCTCACATAAGCTATCCAAGAATTTCTGCATTACAGGTATCAGCTGTGCGGGGTTTTAAGTCGCATTAGTCCGCATGGAGCCTCCCTTAAACGTGAAGGCCACTCTTTTGGATATTCTGAAATAACAGAGAGATCTTAACTCTTTCATTTAGCTTTTGCTGCAAGGACAAGtctccaggaaaacaaaaggtgGATGTG
The sequence above is a segment of the Aythya fuligula isolate bAytFul2 chromosome Z, bAytFul2.pri, whole genome shotgun sequence genome. Coding sequences within it:
- the SYK gene encoding tyrosine-protein kinase SYK isoform X1 is translated as MASSVTNPANHLPYFFGNITREEAEEYLMQGGVSDGLYLLRQSRNYLGGFALSLAHGRKVHHYTIERELSGTYAIAGGKSHASPAELINYHSEEADGLICLLRKPFNRPPGIEPKTGPFEDLKENLIREYVKQTWNLQGHALEQAIISQKPQLEKLIATTAHEKMPWFHGRISREESEHRILIGSRNNGKFLIRERDSNGSYALCLLNDGKVLHYRIDRDKTGKLSIPDGKRFDTLWQLVEHYSYKPDGLLRVLTIPCPRLGLESDNVVFDTRPLPGTPSKSWARGGIISRLKSYTFPKAGSKKLQPPIGSPSDDQAAFNPYVLQRTRGLMGAEKGDQREALPMDTEVYESPYADPDEMKPKNVTLDRKLLTLEEGELGSGNFGTVKKGFYKMKKGAKPVAVKILKNESNDPAIKDELLREANVMQQLDNPYIVRMIGICEAEAWMLVMEMAELGPLNKFLQKNRHVTEKNITELVHQVSMGMKYLEENNFVHRDLAARNVLLVTQHYAKISDFGLSKALSADENYYKAQSHGKWPVKWYAPECMNFYKFSSKSDVWSFGVLMWEAFSYGQKPYKGMKGGEVAQMIERGERMERPEACPTEVYNLMKLCWTYNVDDRPGFVAVELRLRNYYYDISH
- the SYK gene encoding tyrosine-protein kinase SYK isoform X2 — protein: MASSVTNPANHLPYFFGNITREEAEEYLMQGGVSDGLYLLRQSRNYLGGFALSLAHGRKVHHYTIERELSGTYAIAGGKSHASPAELINYHSEEADGLICLLRKPFNRPPGIEPKTGPFEDLKENLIREYVKQTWNLQGHALEQAIISQKPQLEKLIATTAHEKMPWFHGRISREESEHRILIGSRNNGKFLIRERDSNGSYALCLLNDGKVLHYRIDRDKTGKLSIPDGKRFDTLWQLVEHYSYKPDGLLRVLTIPCPRLGLESDNVVFDTRPLPGTPSKLQPPIGSPSDDQAAFNPYVLQRTRGLMGAEKGDQREALPMDTEVYESPYADPDEMKPKNVTLDRKLLTLEEGELGSGNFGTVKKGFYKMKKGAKPVAVKILKNESNDPAIKDELLREANVMQQLDNPYIVRMIGICEAEAWMLVMEMAELGPLNKFLQKNRHVTEKNITELVHQVSMGMKYLEENNFVHRDLAARNVLLVTQHYAKISDFGLSKALSADENYYKAQSHGKWPVKWYAPECMNFYKFSSKSDVWSFGVLMWEAFSYGQKPYKGMKGGEVAQMIERGERMERPEACPTEVYNLMKLCWTYNVDDRPGFVAVELRLRNYYYDISH